Genomic segment of Mercurialis annua linkage group LG6, ddMerAnnu1.2, whole genome shotgun sequence:
tttgtgcttaaatcgctatgaacgccaaaaattgagattttatatacaaataatcCCAATTTTTCAACATTTGGTGGACATGCTTATAATCTATTTGAAGTTGCAGTGTCATGATATTATGAAAGCCAGGTATATTTAATTGTATACACTTAGAGCTGGCCATGGGCCGGATTAGCCCGTGAACCAGTCTAAGACCGGCCCAGTTAAATTTGGTCCGAAATCGGTCAAATTTGGAATCGAATCAAAATCGGTTTGGAACCGTGGACATACCGGTTCCGGGTCAGTACCAAAAAATTGAACCGTGTATTGGTGGTTCTGGGTCGGAACCGGCGGTTTAAGGGTCGAACTCGtcgataaaaaattaatttattttaatttatatatattttattatactatatataaaatatatattatatttgttttaattaatttttttggttaacataatatttataatttttttatttcattacttttttacaatattatcttcacatgttattttatttttaaattatacattttaaagattaaattttaatattattttcaattttttgaacCGCCTATAACCCGGATCTGGAACCGGAACCGTCTACGTGCCGGTTCCAttttttcttgaaccgtgacccCGCGGTTCCGGGGCCACCTCTAATATACACATATGTATAGCATTGTGTCACGGAACTCCAAATAATGAGTCGTGAAAATATTTAacaaaagtaaaataataattatatatgacAATATTCAAAGATGATGATAATATGTGCCAAACAAGGTAAAATATGCatagataaaattaattttcctcaatatttattaaatttaaataatatcactaatgataaaaaaaaagaacaaaaatttgaaacaaacaacaaaaattaaattaataatataattttaataatctgAAAAGAGCTTTAAATTTCTGAATCAACTTGCCTTTAATATACTATGAACTTCTAATTTcaatccaataaaatattatattcttGTACTACTTCCTAAGTCAATGGATGATCCAATTGCTTAACCACAATTCATGTAATATCAAACTGAAGCAAGTCATGAACTTCAGTAGAGTGTTATTGGTATTTGCTTCACCTCTACTAAATGTCATTGCAACACTAAAACAGTTCATCATCTTCATTCAAAACTAATTATAGATCTATCGGTTACTTGTTACTTCCGCTACATCAAGTTCGAGCTACGATCTTCGGAATTATTCCGAAGAAAATTTTCTTATATACAAGAATTTGATCTAACCAAATTAATGGGTAAGTTGAATTTCCGTTGTTTCTGCTTCATTATTACACTCTTACTATCATTTacattcatttattttctcttgtGGTTCCAATCTAATTCTTCACCATGTTTTTCCAAAACTCAGTTGATTATACAAAAGCAAAACCAACCTATTAATCTCCTTTATTTCCCATCTGCTTGGAACCATCTAAATTTTCCTCAAACCCCGCCTCAAAAACTTCTGAAGATTGCAGTTTTTGTCAAGAAATGGCCTCACAAATCTCTCGCCGGAGGTCTCGAACGCCACGCCTTGACCCTCCATCTTTCCCTCGCAAAAAGAGGCCATGAGCTTCATATTTTCACCACTTCTCCGCCCAATTCTTCGTTCCCGATATACCCTTTCAGCAGCTTATATTTTCATCTCTCGAAACCAACGGCCGCAGGTTATCTTGATCAAGCCATAGCTTGGAAGTTATTTCAGAAACAAAATTTGACTGGTAAACCGTTTGATGTAGTCCATACTGAAAGTGTCGGTCTATGGCACGGCCGGTCTCGGAATCTGACCAATTTAGCGGTTTCTTGGCATGGAATTGCGTATGAAACGATTCATACGGACATAATTCAGGAAATTTTACGAAATCCTGAAGAAAAATCGTCGTATGCATTGACAGAACGAGTTAACAAGGTTATTGAAGAGGTTAATTTTTTTCCCAGTTATGCTCACCATGTTGCTACTAGTGATCATGCTGGAGATATTCTGAAACGAATTTATATGATTCCTGAAGAACGCGTTCACGTTATTCTGAATGGCGTCGATGAGGCGATATTCAAACCTGACACGATTAAAGGCCGCGAATTTCTTCAGAAATTCGGTGTCAGGAAATCTTTAGTTTTGGGTATGGCAGGGAGATTGGTGAAGGATAAAGGTCACCCTTTAATGTTTGAAGCattgaaacaaatactaacggaAAACGAGACGTTTCGTGAAAATGTTGTCGTTTTGGTTGCGGGAGATGGACCTTGGGGTGCTAGATACAGAGATCTTGGAGCTAATTTACTTGTTTTGGGTCCGTTGGATCAATCTCAGTTGGCGAGATTCTACAACGCGATCGACATTTTTGTAAACCCGACGCTACGAGCTCAGGGGTTAGATCATACATTGTTGGAAGCAATGCTTTGTGGTAAGCCTGTGATGGCAACTAGGGTAGCTAGTATTACGGGTTCTGTAATCGTCGGCGAAGAACTCGGTTATGTGTTTTCCCCAACGGTTGATTCGCTGAAGAATGTTTTGTATAGAGTTTTTGAAAATGGCAGAGGAGTTTTAGAACAGAAAGGCCTAATTGCTAGGCAGAAAGGGTTGGAATTATTCACTGCTACTAAAATGACTGCTGCTTATGAAAGGCTTTTTCTTTGCATGTCAAATGATGTGAACAAAAGGGAAGATTTTTGCCACtattaatttcaattcaattataGTTTAAATGTTCTTACATTATTCAAGTTTAATTGTTCTGCCACTAATACTTAGTTGCTCggttatttgtaaataaaagttcaatttttcgCCTTTAATAattggcttaattccttaaaaaaaccccaccttgcacttttttttcgtttataccctgaccttgtaaaaacaccatttgtacccaattttgggtttttatgtttcatccctacccaaaagcattaaattgtacttttttcatttggaaaagagtttaaaacatacttttttttattttaaaaaatgcaaatgaatccttaaacttaaaaaataatcaaatacatccaaataattaattaatttttttaattttataaaataaaaaaaattattattttaattttatttttttgtcggaaatattttttaaaaaaataaaaaaaaattattattatttttaattttttttcgaagatgatatttttgtactattaataacattaatatctaattagtatataagttaaaaatgaaggattattttaaactttttttcaaatgaaaagagtacaatttaatacttttggatagagatgaaacataaaaactcaaaattgggtacaaatggtgtttttacaaggtcagggtataaatgaaaaaaaaatgcaaggtgagggttttttaaggaattaagtcTTAATAATTTAAGCACACATTTGGAAGTTGGCACTGTACGGTCTTACTTttcatttttagtatttttggcCGAAAATTCCTTCACCAAATGATAccgtttatttttttcttttgcagTTTTTAATGAATGGAACAACCCGATAATGCCAATATATGAAAGATGGGATTGTTATGTGCCAACTTTTAAATATcgtgcttaaatcactaaaaatatacaaataaccaaaaaaatgTAGAATGTTTTCACAAATATAGGTTATAGcttataaatataattgtttGGAGCATTTCCGAAAACAGAAACGTAAGACTCGATAACTTTATGTGCAAACGTAGGTATACAACAAAAACTCAAACTGTTCATTGTTGACAATTCTTACAATTGCTTGAAAAATGTCTTGCATTGAAGCTAAAGTTATATCAAAATCAAAGTCTAAGTGAaagatttaattaaaacaaaacattacaaaccgCTGATTTATCATGTTTTATGATCATCCAGGCTTCATGAATTCCTGCAGCATAAAACAACACAAGGATGATTAATACACATTTCAAAAAAGAATTTAAGAATTTGGTGGCAGTGGCATGTTCTTGCAGAGTTTTACATAGTAAAACAAAATTGATTGtgtaataattaatatagttataatattaccttaaaaaatgaaggagaaTTCATTTCTTATGCCAGAAGAAGGCCACAAATTCTAATAATAAAGTGAACCTTGCCACCAATTTCCTCTCGAAGCACCATTTGAGTTGTTTCCATTAGGATCATCATCAACTCCATCTTTCTTGAACTGATTCATTCACATAATATATCAGTTCATCTCGTATTAAGTCCGTCTTTTACATACCGCCGATACCGGCTTGTACTTTTATTTTCGGCTAACTTTTTTATACGTATCGGGAAAAGCTAGCCCCACCCCGCATAAATTTAATATGTGGAGATTGGGATAATAATATTATACCCAAAAGTGGATCTTGGTCATGCTAGCGCTTACATTTAAAAGAGTCAAGTTCGGTTAGACTCGGCCAAAAACCGAGTTGAAAAACCGAGTTGAACTTACATTTAAAAGAATCAATCTCGATTGGGCTCGATCCTAACCCGCACAACCCCGATCCATTAACGAGTATAAGCATAGCTAACTAGTGTTTTTACATTCACTCATGTAGTAATGAAGACTTACAATGGGATGCGATCCGGAATTCGGGGTACTATGGATTTGAGAATAATTTTCTTGGCCGCCATAGTAAATTGATGAACTTAGATGACATGGTTCCACTTTTTCTTCCAGAAAATTGggatttttagccattttataGCTTGCAGTCTCTCTACTTATGGGTGCAGCTCCTTGTTTGGCATTCCACCCTTGTTTTTGCCATGATCCTGTCACCACCTCAGAGCCAGAGGATTTTTTCCTTAAAACCTGAAAATCCAAAAACATATTTCAAATGCCAACTCAAAATAATATGATAGCAGAGATTATGCACGGAAACGAAAACGAAAAATAAGCAACTGacttttttcatgaaaaataaaCTACAATTATAGAGTTTCAGAGTCTCATAAACGCATTTACAAACGAAAACGAAATATTGTCATAGTCAGAAGTTCATTTACAACATCAAGATTACACTAATTAGTTTCactaacaaaacaaaaaaacagaaCAAGTTTTCAGATTAGACTCTTCACATAACACGTACCAtcgttttatttgttatattttaataatcggACTTTTTTTTACACCAAGGGAAGGTTGCTATAGTAATTAAGACCAAAAATTACTTATGTAGCATTAAACACCTTGAGTAACCGCACAAATTTAAGCAATATAGTTTAGTAATCGGATTCTTTTTTAATCcagtaaaattaaaactataacatCTAATAAACAACATATACACCAATGAGCCataactcaaatagtataagtgCTGGTTAGTATTATGTCAAGCTCGTGGGATCTATTACTCCCACAAACGCTTCTTCTATCGAAAAAATAAACAACATATACATTTAGACTGATTATATGTAACATTTATAGACATTAAACCTTGGAAGGAGGTGGGAAAATAGAAGCAAAACTCCCAGTTGTAGAATAAGAAGGCGAATCCTTAGCGCCGAAAAGATCAGCTGTAAACGAAGAACCCGAACCGGAAGACGAAGAAGACGATCTATCTTGTCTAAACTCCATAACTTAACTTCCAAGAAACACTTACAACTGATTAAAAACACAAGAGATCTTGAACTATCTCATCAACCATATGTTCTCTATATATATACAAGAACTGCAATAGACGGCACAGAAGAGCCGCCCATGTGCCGTCACCGTCAGTCAAGATTCATGAACCAGAAAAGATCTCTTTTTATCTGAGATATgggaatttttgaattttaacatTCTGTTATCTAACAGAATGGTATAATATCTCAGACAACGTGATCATCTTCGTCATCAATCATCATCCCTTTTTCCACTAAAACATTAGTGGATAAGTGCCACTTGGGGACATGGGGTCCACTTGTCATCCTAAGTGGACTTCTGTGTGACTGACACGTGTCATTTAAATGGATAATTGCGACCTCTTGTGTTTTGTAGAGTCACATAAAATATTCCAATTCAATGTAAACTTTCTCCTTTCTTCTAACCAATGGTGTAATTTTCTTCTAATTCCTAGGATTTTATTTTCTTGGAAGgctttagaaaaaaaatattgttgagATAACTAGGTAATCTGCTTTCTAAAAAAGGccaaattattttctaaataaacattttgtgtattttatcaattacgttgaaattttgaaatttttataatcatgtctaattttttttaaagttatgatcatgtttaaaattttgaattttgttttataaatctaaacttttacattttttatcatttgcgatcaaatttttaaaatttatcataatttataaaagatataaaaattagattttaaaaaataaaattcaaacacaATTGTAAAAGAAACTTTAAAATTACAGATATAATTGCTACAATTATAAGATTTAGTTCTAATTGATAAAAgacgtaaaggtttggattttaaaaatgattgtgtcttattaaaattatgatgagcatatttttatttaattaattaaaaattatttatatatttatatcacttactaaaagtttaattttaattatttgatgactaaagtattttttcttttgataatcAATAATTATATCTAAGATAAATTAATAGATATTAATGTTTCTTTTTCAGTTATTATGCGATTAAAATTTAGACTTTTGAGACAAAatgcatatataaattaatttgaatcaATAAAGAGAAACTTAGAAAAGTGAGATATGATCatataaattttactttaataaTGTACTTTATCATGATAAAATaagttatcataaacttattCTTGGGAATAAAGTTCACGTTGATCTTGTTTTATTTAAGTATATAAGAAAATGAAGTGGGATAATACTTGTTAACAGAATCAGAAAAATAGAGATAATTAATATTGAGTGTATTGAAATTTACACTTGTTTCAAAATAGAATATTTTTGAATGAAGTTTAATtaatacacttttattttctaatttacaTGTCAAAACTAAATTGTGtataaacattaattttttatgtctaaattgttttaaataaagaatttaaactaaataaaggGTACGAAATGTGGTATACTCCTAATTCCAATCATAATAAATTCTTTATGattacaaaaaatgaaaataaaaattcgtGGACGGCAGGATTCGAACCTGCGCGGGCAGAGCCCACATGATTTCTAGTCATGCCCGATAACCACTCCGGCACGTCCACTTTTTTTCTACTGATATGAAATTTCAGTAAAATATAACAGTGTTAAAGGATTACTCCAAGAAAACTAATGTACGGAAGTGGTGGGACAAAACGATCGAACCGAAATAGAAAATCAAACCGAAAGAATAAGTAATCCGTTCAATAAAGTTCTCTTTCTCTACAGTTAATTAGTCCTCAATTAATctttgtttcaatttatttttcattatctttacaataatatttgATGGATTAGATAATGAATTAGATAATTGCTACTCtccgtttttatttaattgtctattcagtcaaattatatatactagtttcgcattatgTGCCATGCACGTGACttgtaacgtaactcgtcaatgtgcatattagtaaatttattataattatatcaattttttatttataattaatattaaattagttaagaatttttgtaaaagtaaatataatatattcggttattaattttttttccatactggatttattctttttttgattttataataaccataattaaataattaacttaatttttattaataatatctttaaaaataataagatagaaatttaaataataatatattgaccaaatacggtattttaattttgtagttaaatcaaactaaaagataggtattcctattaatttggagacaatttagttgttttttacatactaaaaattaaattggagataatttagctacctattctaattaggactttaattataatagtgattacttaaataactaattaaataatgactataaaacttttatttagtaaaaaactaaaaaggatTATTAGTGGgtgttttgtcttaaattataagaGTAAATACAAATAtcctattaattaataaatgtacTGTAAATTGACtcataaaatcatttattaagaagggatacaattaaaaaataataggtaaagtcaaattgaaattttaaatagacaattaattaaaaacaaatatattttgctaaatcgacaattaaaaaagaacggaggaaGTAGTAATTATGGTcttattttagtttagtttgatAGGTTAATTTAATCATACATTTTCTTCCCATCGCCTTCCTTATCAAACAATCAATATTAGTCATTGAAAATTTGAATCATTATGCTTCAAGTTAAACTATCAAATTTCATATTTGATCAGAAATATCTGAATTCTGGACTCCTGATGAGCAATCATTGGTTATTCTTTTTGCCATTCAAATTGCTTACACCTTTGCAAGCTAAAATTAGTACAAGACAACATTATTTAGCTAAAACAACTCTTAAATCAAACATAAGCATGAACAACGATCGGACTCCTAACAACATGAGTTCCGTCGGACCACACGAGTGATGCCGATGACATCTTTCTATCAGCCAAACCTCGGCCAACAACAGTGACATTAAAAGACTTCTCTTCGTTAACGGACTTAAAGGAAAGAACTTGAGGCACCACCTTGATC
This window contains:
- the LOC126685979 gene encoding uncharacterized protein LOC126685979; its protein translation is MGKLNFRCFCFIITLLLSFTFIYFLLWFQSNSSPCFSKTQLIIQKQNQPINLLYFPSAWNHLNFPQTPPQKLLKIAVFVKKWPHKSLAGGLERHALTLHLSLAKRGHELHIFTTSPPNSSFPIYPFSSLYFHLSKPTAAGYLDQAIAWKLFQKQNLTGKPFDVVHTESVGLWHGRSRNLTNLAVSWHGIAYETIHTDIIQEILRNPEEKSSYALTERVNKVIEEVNFFPSYAHHVATSDHAGDILKRIYMIPEERVHVILNGVDEAIFKPDTIKGREFLQKFGVRKSLVLGMAGRLVKDKGHPLMFEALKQILTENETFRENVVVLVAGDGPWGARYRDLGANLLVLGPLDQSQLARFYNAIDIFVNPTLRAQGLDHTLLEAMLCGKPVMATRVASITGSVIVGEELGYVFSPTVDSLKNVLYRVFENGRGVLEQKGLIARQKGLELFTATKMTAAYERLFLCMSNDVNKREDFCHY
- the LOC126686158 gene encoding uncharacterized protein LOC126686158 produces the protein MEFRQDRSSSSSSGSGSSFTADLFGAKDSPSYSTTGSFASIFPPPSKVLRKKSSGSEVVTGSWQKQGWNAKQGAAPISRETASYKMAKNPNFLEEKVEPCHLSSSIYYGGQENYSQIHSTPNSGSHPIFKKDGVDDDPNGNNSNGASRGNWWQGSLYY